A genomic segment from Gavia stellata isolate bGavSte3 chromosome 4, bGavSte3.hap2, whole genome shotgun sequence encodes:
- the KLHDC10 gene encoding kelch domain-containing protein 10 has product MSAADGAREGVREGSGGAAGGGGGLLNRFVQLPGRPRSTGYRSPPARSGHRCVADNANLYVFGGYNPDYDESGGPENEDYPLFRELWRYNFATDTWHQMGTEGYMPRELASMSLVLHGNNLLVFGGTGIPFGESNGNDVHVCNVKYKRWALLSCRGKKPNRIYGQAMAIINGCLYVFGGTTGYIYSTDLHKLDLNTREWIQLKPNNMSCDMPEERYRHEIAHDGQRIYILGGGTSWTAYSLDKIHAYNLETNTWEEIATKPHEKVGFPAARRCHSCVQIKNDVFVCGGYNGEVILGDVWKLNLQTFQWVKLPAAMPEPVYFHCAAVTPAGCMYVHGGVVNIHENKRTGSLFKMWLVVPSLLELSWEKLLEYFPHLATLSRSQLLHLGLTQGLVERLK; this is encoded by the exons GCTATAGGTCTCCACCAGCAAGAAGTGGCCATCGTTGCGTGGCAGATAATGCCAACTTGTATGTGTTTGGAGGCTACAATCCTGACTACGATGAGTCTGGTGGGCCAGAGAATGAAGACTACCCACTCTTCAGGGAACTCTGGCGGTACAACTTTGCTACAGACACCTGGCATCAAATGGGCACTGAAGGCTACATGCCCAGGGAACTAGCCTCCATGTCAC TTGTATTGCATGGCAATAACCTGCTTGTGTTCGGGGGCACCGGGATCCCCTTTGGGGAGAGCAACGGCAACGACGTCCACGTCTGCAACGTCAAGTACAAAAGATGGGCTCTGCTCAGCTGCCGAGGAAAGAAACCCAATCGAATCTATGGCCAG GCCATGGCCATCATCAATGGCTGTCTCTACGTGTTTGGAGGAACAACTGGTTACATTTACAGTACCGACCTACATAAGCTAGACCTCAACACTAGAGAGTGGATCCAGCTGAAACCTAACAACATGTCCTGTGACATGCCAGAGGAGAG GTACAGACATGAAATCGCACATGATGGTCAACGGATTTATATCTTGGGAGGTGGAACTTCCTGGACAGCTTATTCCTTAGATAAG ATCCATGCGTACAACCTTGAAACCAACACCTGGGAGGAAATTGCCACAAAACCTCATGAAAAAGTTG GCTTCCCAGCAGCCAGAAGATGTCATAGCTGCGTTCAGATAAAAAATG ATGTGTTCGTTTGTGGAGGCTATAACGGAGAAGTGATTCTGGGAGACGTTTGGAAGCTGAATCTGCAAACTTTCCAGTGGGTCAAGCTCCCAGCTGCCATGCCGGAACCAGTGTATTTTCACTGTGCTGCTGTCACACCA GCCGGTTGCATGTATGTTCACGGAGGGGTGGTCAACATCCACGAAAACAAACGGACTGGCTCTCTGTTTAAAATGTGGCTGGTGGTACCCAGCCTGCTGGAACTGTCGTGGGAGAAGCTCCTGGAATATTTCCCTCATCTAGCAACTCTCTCCAGATCTCAGCTTTTGCACCTTGGACTGACGCAGGGACTCGTTGAGCGACTAAAATGA